A region from the Aphis gossypii isolate Hap1 chromosome 1, ASM2018417v2, whole genome shotgun sequence genome encodes:
- the LOC114127940 gene encoding alpha-tocopherol transfer protein-like isoform X1, translating into METLEKYFKVTAQQEYEKNPQLSAADVEELLKWSNENINLYGKLIDLQIIMFLHACNYDKEYAKKVISQCYNLRAKKCTPFFTARDPAHPFNQKQLDVVNINIIPDEENQYSYIWSQLKIVDASQYFPTVASKLTFMAIELDQIEYGTKSGYRMVLDSNHFSLSHALRYSLSNARSLMTYVQEGTPFVIDKIYILNVTSGTERIYSMLKPFMSASLINKIIIKSASKTSDFIKTLPQTIVPKDYGGLAPIMKETNEILKQKLLDNRNYFLDEEKFRNGSVKDEVDTTVGEDDKDDINSFKNLSID; encoded by the exons atggaaactttggaaaaatattttaaagttactgCTCAACAagagtatgaaaaaaatccaCAATTATCTGCCGCAGATGTAGAAGAGCTTCTCAAGTGgagtaatgaaaatataaatttatatggaaaATTGATTG aTCTTcagattattatgtttttgcaCGCGTGTAACTACGATAAAGAGTATGCAAAAAAGGTAATAAGTCAATGCTATAATTTACGGGCTAAGAAGTGCACACCTTTCTTTACGGCAAGAGATCCTGCACATCCTTTCAATCAAAAACAATTAGATGTTGT taatataaacataattccTGACGAAGAAAATCAATACAGTTATATATGGTCGCAACTCAAAATTGTGGATGCTTCACAATATTTTCCAACCGTGGcatcaaaattaacttttatggCCATCGAACTTGATCAAATCGAATACGGTACTAAGTCAGGGTACAGAATGGTACTGGATTCGAATCATTTCAGCTTAAGTCACGCATTACGTTACTCCCTATCAAATGCAAGAAGTCTAATGACATACGTGCAG GAAGGCACACCTTTTGtgattgataaaatttatattctcaACGTCACCTCGGGAACTGAAAGAATATATTCAATGTTGAAACCGTTTATGAGCgcttcattaataaataaa attataataaaatcagctTCGAAGACaagtgattttataaaaacattgccACAAACAATCGTGCCTAAAGACTATGGTGGCCTTGCACCGATTATGAAGGAAACCAATG AaatcttaaaacaaaaattattggatAATCGCAATTACTTTTTGgatgaagaaaaatttagaaatggTAGTGTTAAAGATGAAGTAGATACAACAGTTGGTGAAGATGACAAGGATGatataaattcttttaaaaatttaagcattgattaa
- the LOC114127940 gene encoding uncharacterized protein LOC114127940 isoform X2, which yields MFLHACNYDKEYAKKVISQCYNLRAKKCTPFFTARDPAHPFNQKQLDVVNINIIPDEENQYSYIWSQLKIVDASQYFPTVASKLTFMAIELDQIEYGTKSGYRMVLDSNHFSLSHALRYSLSNARSLMTYVQEGTPFVIDKIYILNVTSGTERIYSMLKPFMSASLINKIIIKSASKTSDFIKTLPQTIVPKDYGGLAPIMKETNEILKQKLLDNRNYFLDEEKFRNGSVKDEVDTTVGEDDKDDINSFKNLSID from the exons atgtttttgcaCGCGTGTAACTACGATAAAGAGTATGCAAAAAAGGTAATAAGTCAATGCTATAATTTACGGGCTAAGAAGTGCACACCTTTCTTTACGGCAAGAGATCCTGCACATCCTTTCAATCAAAAACAATTAGATGTTGT taatataaacataattccTGACGAAGAAAATCAATACAGTTATATATGGTCGCAACTCAAAATTGTGGATGCTTCACAATATTTTCCAACCGTGGcatcaaaattaacttttatggCCATCGAACTTGATCAAATCGAATACGGTACTAAGTCAGGGTACAGAATGGTACTGGATTCGAATCATTTCAGCTTAAGTCACGCATTACGTTACTCCCTATCAAATGCAAGAAGTCTAATGACATACGTGCAG GAAGGCACACCTTTTGtgattgataaaatttatattctcaACGTCACCTCGGGAACTGAAAGAATATATTCAATGTTGAAACCGTTTATGAGCgcttcattaataaataaa attataataaaatcagctTCGAAGACaagtgattttataaaaacattgccACAAACAATCGTGCCTAAAGACTATGGTGGCCTTGCACCGATTATGAAGGAAACCAATG AaatcttaaaacaaaaattattggatAATCGCAATTACTTTTTGgatgaagaaaaatttagaaatggTAGTGTTAAAGATGAAGTAGATACAACAGTTGGTGAAGATGACAAGGATGatataaattcttttaaaaatttaagcattgattaa